In Chitinophaga sp. HK235, a single window of DNA contains:
- a CDS encoding Crp/Fnr family transcriptional regulator — translation MSFSIDTLQKLLNSLNGVLPADMGPLFVATRQQKLEAGEMYIREGDTAKKLAYLMQGIMRAYMVKESGEEATMFLRWEGQFIASHDTIIRQQPARFNYRALEETTLLEIDYDRLEEVLKEHPEFEPLRIYFLKRMLAEALDSIEAFVLLSPEERYLQLLNSRADIVNRVPDKYIASIMGITPVSLSRIRKRLQERGKK, via the coding sequence ATGTCTTTTTCAATCGATACACTACAAAAACTACTGAATAGTCTTAACGGCGTGCTGCCGGCAGATATGGGGCCTTTATTTGTGGCCACCAGACAACAGAAACTGGAGGCCGGAGAAATGTATATCCGTGAGGGTGATACGGCTAAAAAACTGGCCTACCTGATGCAGGGAATTATGCGGGCTTATATGGTAAAAGAGAGTGGGGAAGAAGCGACCATGTTTCTTCGCTGGGAAGGACAGTTTATTGCCTCCCATGACACCATCATCCGTCAGCAGCCTGCCCGCTTCAACTACAGGGCACTGGAAGAAACAACCTTACTGGAGATAGACTACGACCGGCTCGAAGAGGTATTAAAGGAGCATCCGGAGTTCGAACCGTTACGCATATACTTTCTGAAGAGAATGCTTGCTGAGGCATTGGATAGCATCGAAGCCTTTGTGTTGCTGTCGCCCGAAGAACGTTATCTGCAGCTGCTCAATAGCCGTGCTGATATTGTGAACCGGGTACCCGACAAATACATCGCCTCCATCATGGGCATTACACCGGTCTCCCTCAGCAGAATAAGAAAAAGGCTGCAGGAGCGGGGCAAAAAATAA
- a CDS encoding MBL fold metallo-hydrolase, with protein MKKAVLSMLTALVSNFAASATVATDSAMTIQLIRSATVKVAASNKHILVDPILADKGTEPPIPFANDKKIPGIDLPFSRDLVLKDVDAVLLTHYHPDHFDEAAEKMLPKNMLIFCQPGDDIKLQEKGFTNTRVIDSSLTWEGITISRYLSSHHKGAVGAPPFGISSSYYLRAGKQSVFFTGDAILDELLTNSLLRTQPPVIVANTGECQFTRENPILAPGITMTLTTGELKAITTLLPSTTIIAVHMDAINHCNLSKTALRKYVNDEKLKSRIVVPNEGDVLPYKQVNRK; from the coding sequence ATGAAAAAAGCAGTATTATCAATGCTGACCGCACTGGTTAGCAACTTCGCAGCATCCGCCACTGTAGCCACAGACAGCGCTATGACCATACAACTCATCAGGAGCGCCACCGTTAAAGTTGCTGCCAGCAACAAACACATTCTTGTAGATCCTATACTGGCTGACAAAGGAACAGAACCGCCTATCCCGTTTGCCAACGACAAAAAGATTCCCGGTATAGATCTGCCTTTCAGCAGAGACCTCGTATTAAAAGATGTGGATGCCGTATTGCTCACGCATTACCATCCCGATCACTTTGATGAAGCAGCAGAAAAAATGCTGCCTAAAAACATGCTGATATTTTGCCAGCCGGGAGATGATATCAAACTACAGGAAAAAGGATTTACCAACACCCGTGTAATCGACAGCAGCCTTACCTGGGAAGGTATCACTATCTCCAGATACCTCTCCAGTCACCATAAAGGTGCTGTTGGCGCCCCACCTTTCGGTATCTCTTCTTCCTACTATTTACGGGCAGGCAAACAATCCGTGTTCTTCACTGGTGATGCCATCCTCGATGAGCTGTTAACAAATTCCCTACTGCGCACCCAGCCACCAGTGATTGTGGCCAATACCGGCGAATGCCAGTTCACACGGGAAAATCCGATACTGGCACCCGGCATCACCATGACACTGACCACCGGTGAACTGAAAGCCATCACCACACTACTCCCCTCCACTACCATCATCGCTGTACATATGGATGCCATCAATCACTGCAACCTTAGCAAAACAGCGCTGAGAAAATATGTAAACGATGAAAAGCTGAAAAGCCGTATCGTAGTGCCTAATGAGGGAGATGTTCTTCCCTATAAACAGGTAAACAGAAAATAG
- a CDS encoding sterol desaturase family protein: MNTIVEGIVRIFSISLLRYFLLAGIPFVIFYLLFPARLKLQKIQQRYASRKDFIREILHSVQSTLVFTVIGVAILNTPIRHYTLVYSDIHDFPIWYIGVSLALSLVVHDTYFYWMHRLLHHPKLFKLTHLVHHQSINPSPWTSYSFHFLEAAAEGGVLVLITCIMPLHPLTVLLFTITGFIINVYGHLGYELMPRWLRHSWLFEVINTSVHHNLHHRKFKGNYGLYFRVWDRLMGTEHPDYVKEYDKIQARRFNLNEDKSQVPLGDLC, encoded by the coding sequence ATGAATACGATAGTAGAAGGCATTGTCCGTATTTTCAGCATTTCCCTTTTGAGGTATTTTTTACTGGCAGGAATACCTTTTGTAATCTTTTACCTGCTGTTCCCCGCCAGGCTAAAACTACAGAAGATACAGCAGCGTTACGCTTCCCGAAAGGATTTCATCCGGGAAATATTACATTCCGTACAAAGTACACTGGTGTTTACGGTCATTGGGGTGGCCATTCTGAATACGCCGATACGGCATTATACGCTTGTATATAGCGACATTCATGATTTTCCGATATGGTATATCGGCGTAAGCCTGGCGCTTAGCCTGGTGGTGCATGATACTTATTTCTACTGGATGCATCGCCTGTTACATCATCCTAAACTATTCAAATTAACGCATCTGGTACATCATCAAAGTATCAATCCTTCTCCCTGGACTTCGTACAGTTTTCACTTCCTGGAGGCTGCGGCAGAAGGTGGTGTATTAGTGCTGATCACCTGTATCATGCCGCTGCACCCGCTAACAGTGCTGCTGTTTACCATCACGGGCTTTATCATCAATGTATACGGACATCTGGGCTATGAGTTGATGCCACGCTGGCTTCGGCATAGCTGGTTGTTTGAGGTGATCAATACTTCCGTGCATCACAACCTGCATCACCGTAAGTTCAAAGGCAACTACGGCCTGTATTTCCGGGTATGGGACCGGCTGATGGGCACCGAACATCCTGACTATGTAAAGGAATACGATAAGATACAGGCACGCAGATTTAATCTTAACGAAGATAAAAGTCAAGTCCCGTTAGGGGATTTGTGCTGA